A window of the Dictyostelium discoideum AX4 chromosome 4 chromosome, whole genome shotgun sequence genome harbors these coding sequences:
- the rps15 gene encoding 40S ribosomal protein S15, with product MSEQIKKRTFKKFTYSGVALESLLDLKEEQLISLLRCRARRKLRRETPIKHVNFLKKCRASKAAVTQVGEKPALVKTHARNILIVPEMIGSVIGIYNGKVFNQVEVKPEMIGHYTGEFSLSYKSVNHGRPGIGATHSSRFIPLK from the exons ATGTCTGA ACAAATCAAAAAGCGTACTTTCAAAAAGTTCACATACTCTGGTGTTGCCTTAGAGAGTCTCCTTGACTTAAAGGAAgaacaattaatttcattattgagATGTCGTGCTCGTAGAAAGTTAAGACGTGAAACCCCAATCAAACACGTCAACTTCTTAAAGAAATGCAGAGCCTCAAAAGCCGCCGTTACCCAAGTCGGTGAAAAACCAGCCCTCGTCAAAACCCACGCTCGTaacattttaattgttcCAGAAATGATCGGTTCTGTCATTGGTATCTACAACGGTAAAGTTTTCAATCAAGTTGAAGTTAAACCAGAAATGATTGGTCACTACACTGGTGAATTCTCACTCTCATACAAGAGTGTCAACCATGGTCGTCCAGGTATTGGTGCTACTCACTCTTCAag ATTCATCCCATTGAAGtag
- the cryS gene encoding crystal protein yields the protein MNKIIILLIILLSFDIISAAKKFGRKGIRTLGDNEVLLSDGAIRGTVTDTHRVFYGIPFARPPIDELRYEDPQPPKPWSYVRDGTKQRDQCIQDCKLGKGSCSEVGTSEDCLYLDVFIPRTVNPGSKVPVMVFIPGGAFTQGTGSCPLYDGLKFANSSVIVVNVNYRLGVLGFLCTGLLSGNFGFLDQVMALDWVQENIEVFGGDKNQVTIYGESAGAFSVAAHLSSEKSEGKFHRAILSSTPYTVGLKSQTVARGFAGRFSSKIGCDLEDIDCHRSKSPEEILAIQKELGLAIGDKILDAFTIWSPVVDGINVNEQPLTMIKQGTTHDVPTIIGDNQDEAILFVYMTYKNVVIPSSYRTMVHVLFGIANGNKVLEHYPLPGFLKDSRPILSKLLTDYLFRCPGRYHVSKSAQANESPIYHYQYKQVLSGGHSFEACEGLVCHGTELPMVFNTYESALDLDLEEEEEEFAEQLNNYFVNFIKYSNPSHPNGLPTPKVWNPTTKTTNTSLVMKLGFEVKDLITNDPKCDLFDSLSYNGYTKDQNRMRKSKK from the exons atgaataaaataataattttattaattattttattatcatttgatattATATCAGCAGCTAAAAAATTTGGTAGAAAAGGTATTAGAACTTTAGGTGATAATGAAGTTTTATTATCCGATGGTGCTATTAGAGGTACAGTAACCGATACTCATCGTGTATTTTACGGTATTCCGTTTGCCCGTCCACCAATTGACGAATTACGTTATGAAGATCCACAACCACCAAAGCCATGGTCCTATGTTAGAGATGGTACTAAACAAAGAGACCAATGTATTCAAGATTGTAAATTAGGTAAAGGAAGTTGTTCTGAAGTTGGTACAAGTGAAGATTGTCTTTATTTAGATGTATTCATTCCAAGAACAGTTAATCCAGGTTCAAAAGTACCAGTAATGGTTTTTATTCCAG gTGGTGCATTTACACAAGGTACTGGTTCATGTCCACTTTATGATGGTCTTAAATTTGCAAATTCATCAGTTATTGTTGTAAATGTAAACTATCGTCTTGGTGTATTAGGTTTCTTATGTACTGGTTTATTAAGTGGTAATTTTGGTTTCTTAGATCAAGTTATGGCTTTAGATTGGGTTCAAGAAAATATTGAAGTATTTGGTGGTGATAAGAATCAAGTTACAATTTATGGTGAATCTGCAGGTGCATTTTCAGTTGCTGCTCATTTGTCTAGTGAAAAATCTGAAGGTAAATTCCATCGTGCAATTCTTTCTTCTACACCATATACTGTTGGTTTGAAGAGTCAAACTGTTGCAAGAGGATTTGCAGGTCGTTTCTCAAGTAAGATTGGTTGTGATCTTGAAGATATCGATTGCCATCGTTCAAAATCACCAGAGGAGATTTTAGCAATTCAAAAGGAACTTGGTTTGGCTATTGGTGATAAGATTCTTGATGCTTTTACAATCTGGTCACCAGTGGTCGACGGAATTAATGTAAATGAACAACCATTGACAATGATAAAACAAGGTACAACTCATGATGTTCCAACCATTATTGGTGATAACCAAGATGAGGCTATACTCTTTGTTTACATGACGTATAAAAATGTTGTGATTCCAAGTTCCTATAGAACCATGGTACATGTTTTATTCGGTATTGCAAATGGTAATAAAGTTTTAGAGCATTATCCATTACCAGGTTTCTTAAAAGATAGTAGACCAATATTATCTAAATTACTCACCGATTACCTCTTCCGTTGTCCAGGTAGATACCATGTCTCAAAATCAGCTCAAGCCAATGAATCACCAATTTACCATTACCAATACAAACAAGTATTATCAGGAGGTCATTCATTTGAAGCATGTGAAGGTTTAGTTTGTCATGGTACTGAATTACCAATGGTTTTCAATACATATGAAAGTGCACTTGATTTAGATttagaagaggaagaagaagaatttgctgaacaattaaataattatttcgttaatttcattaaatactCTAATCCAAGTCATCCTAATGGTTTACCAACTCCAAAAGTTTGGAATCCAACCACTAAAACTACCAATACCTCTTTAGTTATGAAACTTGGTTTCGAAGTTAAAGATCTTATTACCAATGATCCAAAATGTGATTTATTCGATTCACTATCTTATAATGGTTATACTAAAGATCAAAATAGAATGAGAAagagtaaaaaataa
- the cycL gene encoding hypothetical protein — translation MNLYFSDEEIQNSPSRKDGISFEIEDNLRRYGTEVIQEAGILLELPQATTVTGQVIFQRFYCRKSLKEYDVKTLAMGSLFVSTKFTEPQRKIRDILNVFTLIWQKKEGLPIDYIDTTKQAYWDLKGDVIAAEFDILKEFGFLMYVDLPHKYILNYMKLLERSKELAQKSWNYLNDSMRTTITIQYKPESIAASSIFLASRILGTQLPEEPYPWWELFDTTKEEIELISFEINNLYSKPSAYYIDVFNPTNSEAASPITNTTSTTTTTTTTTAT, via the exons ATGAACTTGTATTTTAGTGAtgaagaaattcaaaattcacCATCAAGAAAGGATGGaatatcatttgaaattgaagataATTTAAGAAGATATGGAACAGAGGTAATTCAAGAAGCTGGTATATTATTGGAATT ACCACAAGCAACAACAGTTACAGGACAGGTTATAtttcaaagattttattgtagaaaatcattaaaagaatatGATGTAAAAACGTTAGCAATGGGATCACTCTTTGTCTCTACTAAGTTTACAGAACCACAAAGAAAGATTAGAGATATATTAAATGTTTTCACCTTAATTTGGCAAAAAAAAGAAGGTTTACCAATAGACTATATTGATACAACTAAACAG gCATATTGGGATTTAAAAGGTGATGTTATTGCAGCAgaatttgatattttaaaagagtTTGGATTTTTAATGTACGTTGATTTACCacataaatatattttaaattatatgaaaCTGTTAGAAAGAAGTAAAGAATTGGCTCAAAAATCAtggaattatttaaatgattcaatgAGAACCACTATTACAATTCAATATAAACCTGAATCAATTGCAGCTTCTTCTATATTTTTAGCATCAAGAATATTAGGTACACAATTACCTGAAGAACCTTATCCTTGGTGGGAATTATTTGACACAACTAAAGAGG aaattgaactcatatcttttgaaattaataatttatattcaaaACCATCTGCGTATTATATCGATGTTTTTAACCCAACAAATTCAGAAGCAGCTTCACCAATTACTAATACtacctcaacaacaactactacaacaacaactactgcAACATAA
- a CDS encoding hypothetical protein (Probable esterase D2 precursor), whose amino-acid sequence MKILKILLLIILLSSIDSCISISSKNVKRRLFNNEEDIVSTKDGLIRGIVVKDHRVFYGIPFARPPIDELRFEDPIFPRVWKNVKDCTRQKEQCIQNCRLGNGACSQVGTSEDCLYLDVFVPRKSDITNSSLIPVLVVIPGGAFVQGTGSCLLYDASKFANSSIIVVNINYRLGALGFLGTDLLSGNFGFLDQVMALQWVRSNIEAFGGDKNKVTIFGESAGALSVISHLVSERSKNLFQRAIVSSATFTLGLKTKSQIRGISNGFTSKIGCNIEDIDCLRSKSPEEILKAQDQVANVFRGKLLDIVTVWTPVVDCDIILGQPLTMIRDGILVNNVPLIIGETKDEGNLFVYFNFQKKITQHKYRNMISLMFGSNSQMVLNKYPAPTSDDGDNKGDCRPILSKLYGDYVFRCPNRYLINRLLTQNNKSSSSSSPVIYHYQFRHSLSSGNPIPYCSGIVCHGSELPLIFNTYESAMNFELDDDEIQFSQDINRYWVNFISNGDPNKGLSSSTMIDWSPITKSLNNSLIMVPEFQLNDIISIDGRCNLFDKISYRGYTKKNSKLCPS is encoded by the exons atgaaaatattaaaaatattattattaataatactattatcatcaattgataGTTGTATTTCAATATCAagtaaaaatgttaaaagaagattatttaataatgaagagGATATAGTATCTACAAAAGATGGATTAATTAGGGGAATTGTTGTTAAAGATCATCGTGTATTCTATGGTATTCCTTTTGCTCGTCCACCAATTGATGAATTACGTTTTGAAGATCCAATTTTTCCAAGAGTTTGGAAAAATGTAAAAGATTGTACAAGACAAAAGGAACAATGTATTCAAAACTGTAGATTGGGTAATGGAGCATGTTCTCAAGTTGGAACTAGTGAAGATTGTCTTTATTTAGATGTTTTTGTTCCAAGAAAATCAGATATTACAAATTCTTCTTTAATTCCAGTTTTAGTTGTTATTCCTg gTGGAGCATTTGTACAAGGTACTGGATCATGTTTACTTTATGATGCAAGTAAATTTgcaaattcatcaattattgttgtaaatataaattatagaCTTGGAGCATTAGGTTTTTTGGGAACTGATTTATTAAGTGGTAATTTCGGGTTCTTAGATCAAGTTATGGCTTTACAATGGGTAAGATCAAATATTGAAGCATTTGGTGGTGATAAGAATAAAGTGACCATTTTTGGAGAATCTGCTGGTGCATTATCTGTGATATCTCATTTAGTTAGCGAACGTTCAAAGAATTTATTCCAACGTGCAATTGTATCATCGGCAACCTTTACACTTGGTTTAAAAACTAAATCACAGATTAGAGGTATTTCAAATGGTTTCACAAGTAAAATTGGTTGTAATATTGAAGATATTGATTGTTTACGTTCAAAGTCACCAGAAGAGATTTTAAAAGCACAAGATCAAGTTGCAAATGTATTCAGGGGGAAGCTATTAGATATTGTAACAGTTTGGACACCAGTTGTAGATTGTGATATTATATTAGGTCAACCGTTAACAATGATTAGAGATGGTATTTTAGTTAATAATGTCCCATTGATAATTGGTGAAACTAAAGATGAGggtaatttatttgtatattttaatttccaaaaaaagaTCACACAACATAAATATAGAAATATGATTTCCCTAATGTTTGGCTCAAATAGTCAAatggttttaaataaataccCCGCTCCGACaagtgatgatggtgataataaagGAGATTGTAGACCTATTTTATCGAAATTATATGGTGATTACGTTTTCCGTTGCCCAAATAGATATCTAATTAATAGATTATTaactcaaaataataaatcatcatcatcatcatcacctgtaatttaccattatcaattCAGACATTCATTATCAAGTGGTAATCCAATTCCTTATTGTAGTGGTATTGTTTGTCATGGTTCTGAATTacctttaatttttaatacatATGAATCTGCAAtgaattttgaattggatgatgatgaaattcaaTTCTCTCAAGATATTAATAGATATTGGgtaaatttcatttcaaatGGTGACCCAAACAAAGGTTTATCCTCATCAACTATGATAGATTGGTCACCAATtacaaaatctttaaataacTCTTTAATTATGGTACCagaatttcaattaaatgatattatcTCCATTGATGGAAGatgtaatttatttgataaaatttcataTAGAGGttatactaaaaaaaattcaaaacttTGTCCAagttaa